One genomic window of Campylobacter sp. MIT 99-7217 includes the following:
- the pxpB gene encoding 5-oxoprolinase subunit PxpB — MFEVHYNSTTSLLLLFKQEISNEINAEVLAMQERIQKAIKENEIYGIEEIVSAYASLLIYFDPCKLSLERLSIFLEHIKHEKIFLNTQPSLCLELPLCYDEEFGLDLQSVCMHTKCSKEELISLHTKPFYRVFMLGFMAGFAYLGGLDKRLFTPRLSSPRLKIEAGSVGIADKQTGIYPISSPGGWQIIARSPLKFFDKENETDPTLLKAGMFLKFKAIDRAEFDDIKQRLERNAYERVVYEYKDS, encoded by the coding sequence GTGTTTGAGGTTCATTATAACAGCACAACTTCTCTTTTGCTTTTGTTTAAGCAAGAGATTTCAAATGAAATTAATGCTGAAGTTTTGGCTATGCAAGAGCGTATTCAAAAGGCTATAAAGGAAAATGAAATTTATGGTATTGAAGAAATTGTTAGTGCTTATGCGAGCTTGCTTATTTACTTTGATCCTTGTAAATTGAGCTTAGAAAGGCTGAGTATTTTTTTAGAACATATAAAACATGAAAAAATATTCTTAAACACTCAGCCTAGTCTATGTTTAGAGCTTCCTCTTTGTTATGATGAGGAATTTGGGCTTGATTTGCAAAGTGTTTGTATGCATACGAAATGTTCCAAAGAAGAGCTTATCAGCTTACATACAAAGCCTTTTTACAGGGTTTTTATGCTTGGATTTATGGCTGGTTTTGCGTATTTAGGAGGACTTGATAAGAGGCTTTTTACTCCAAGACTTTCTTCTCCTCGCCTAAAAATTGAAGCAGGAAGTGTGGGTATTGCTGATAAACAAACAGGAATTTATCCTATTTCAAGCCCGGGAGGTTGGCAAATCATAGCAAGAAGTCCTTTGAAATTTTTTGATAAAGAAAATGAAACTGATCCCACCTTACTTAAGGCTGGAATGTTTTTAAAATTTAAGGCTATTGATAGGGCTGAGTTTGATGATATCAAACAAAGGCTTGAAAGAAATGCTTATGAAAGAGTAGTTTATGAGTATAAAGATTCTTAA
- a CDS encoding aminotransferase class I/II-fold pyridoxal phosphate-dependent enzyme: MKFFLSPPHMSGKELDYIKEVFESNYIAPLGEFVNRFEESIKAYTKTPNALALNSATAALHLALRVAGVKQNDTVLASSCTFIASVAPIKYLGAKPIFIDCDESLNLDVNLLKLALKTSPKKPKALILTHLYGNASKIDEILQICKENDLILIEDAAEALGSFYKGKALGTFGEFGVYSFNGNKIITTSGGGMLISPDKTKLEKARFYSTQARENCLHYEHLDYGYNYRLSNVLGAIGVAQMEVLEERVLKKRQIYEWYVEFLGDELSFVPELDDERANRWLSVAFLGLDKNELFAYEKKDFCVQKKIALDPKISRLIEDLKNLGIESRPLWKAMHMQKVFEGESAYLNGNSELFFSKGICLPSATAMSKDDVKEISTLILKSLRA, translated from the coding sequence ATGAAATTTTTTCTCTCCCCACCTCACATGAGCGGCAAGGAGCTTGACTACATCAAAGAAGTGTTTGAAAGCAACTATATAGCACCCTTAGGCGAGTTTGTGAATCGCTTTGAAGAAAGTATCAAAGCCTACACCAAAACCCCAAACGCCCTAGCGCTAAATTCAGCCACCGCAGCCCTTCATCTAGCCTTAAGAGTTGCTGGAGTAAAGCAAAATGACACCGTGCTAGCCTCATCTTGCACCTTTATCGCCTCAGTTGCACCGATAAAATACCTTGGAGCAAAGCCCATTTTTATTGATTGTGATGAGAGTTTAAACCTTGATGTAAATTTACTCAAGCTTGCCCTTAAAACAAGCCCTAAAAAGCCTAAAGCCCTCATTTTAACTCATCTTTATGGAAATGCGAGCAAAATAGATGAGATTTTGCAAATTTGCAAGGAAAATGATCTCATCTTGATAGAAGATGCGGCTGAAGCCTTGGGAAGCTTTTATAAAGGCAAGGCTTTGGGGACTTTTGGGGAATTTGGCGTTTATTCTTTTAATGGAAACAAAATCATCACAACAAGTGGAGGCGGAATGCTCATAAGCCCTGATAAAACTAAGCTTGAAAAGGCTAGATTTTACAGCACGCAAGCGCGTGAAAACTGCTTGCATTATGAGCATTTAGACTATGGGTATAATTACCGCTTGAGCAATGTTTTAGGTGCTATTGGCGTGGCTCAAATGGAGGTTTTAGAAGAAAGGGTGCTTAAAAAGCGTCAAATTTATGAATGGTATGTGGAATTTTTGGGCGATGAACTTAGTTTTGTGCCTGAGCTTGATGATGAGAGGGCAAATCGCTGGCTAAGCGTGGCTTTTTTGGGGCTTGATAAAAACGAACTTTTTGCTTATGAAAAGAAAGATTTTTGTGTGCAAAAAAAAATCGCTTTAGATCCTAAAATTTCAAGGCTCATCGAGGATCTTAAAAATCTTGGCATTGAAAGCCGTCCTTTGTGGAAAGCTATGCACATGCAAAAGGTTTTTGAGGGCGAAAGTGCCTATCTTAACGGCAACAGCGAGCTTTTTTTTAGCAAAGGAATTTGCCTTCCAAGTGCAACGGCGATGAGCAAAGACGATGTCAAAGAGATTTCAACGCTTATTTTAAAGAGCTTAAGGGCTTAA
- a CDS encoding biotin-dependent carboxyltransferase family protein: MSIKILKASLASSLQDLGRRGFANLGIARSGAMDAYSLRMANILLGNHQDEAGLEICLQGGVYEFLSDHYFVLSGADFAAKLDGKNIETSKVYHAKKGMILNLDIAKKGFRGYLCVAGGFKVKPFLQSKSSDIKMGVGLFEGRFLKEGDILPCEDIFVPFNLEKRSIENPILQLDTQIKVRVLLNESAFSKKGIQSFLNTLYTVGSKSDRMGIYCESDERIEHKDSADIISQPVVFGSIQVPASGLPIVLMAGRQSTGGYTMIASVIESDLYLLAQAKIGTKLRFERIDIQEALRLYKQREESLSCLDKSLNLDFENLV, translated from the coding sequence ATGAGTATAAAGATTCTTAAGGCATCTTTGGCTTCAAGTTTGCAAGATTTGGGCAGGAGAGGCTTTGCAAATTTAGGTATAGCAAGAAGTGGGGCTATGGATGCTTATTCTTTAAGAATGGCTAACATTTTGCTTGGCAATCATCAAGATGAAGCAGGTTTGGAGATTTGTTTGCAAGGCGGAGTTTACGAGTTTTTAAGTGATCATTATTTTGTTTTAAGTGGAGCTGATTTTGCAGCAAAGCTTGATGGAAAAAATATCGAAACTTCTAAGGTATATCATGCAAAAAAAGGTATGATCTTAAATTTAGACATAGCCAAAAAAGGCTTTCGTGGGTATTTATGTGTGGCTGGTGGTTTTAAGGTCAAGCCTTTTTTGCAAAGTAAGTCAAGTGATATTAAAATGGGTGTTGGGCTTTTTGAGGGACGCTTTTTAAAAGAAGGCGATATTTTGCCCTGTGAGGACATTTTTGTGCCTTTTAATCTTGAAAAAAGAAGCATAGAAAATCCAATTTTACAGCTAGATACGCAAATAAAAGTTCGCGTTCTTTTAAATGAAAGTGCTTTTAGTAAAAAAGGCATACAAAGTTTTTTAAATACGCTTTATACAGTTGGTTCAAAAAGCGATAGAATGGGTATTTATTGCGAAAGTGATGAAAGGATTGAGCATAAAGATTCAGCTGATATTATTTCTCAACCTGTTGTTTTTGGCTCTATACAAGTACCAGCTAGCGGATTACCTATTGTATTAATGGCTGGAAGACAAAGCACCGGAGGTTATACTATGATTGCTAGTGTGATAGAAAGCGATCTTTATCTACTTGCTCAGGCTAAAATAGGAACAAAACTTCGTTTTGAACGCATTGATATACAAGAAGCCTTGAGGCTTTATAAGCAAAGAGAAGAAAGTTTATCTTGTTTAGATAAAAGCTTAAATTTAGACTTTGAAAATTTGGTTTAA
- a CDS encoding Panacea domain-containing protein — protein sequence MKTLKAFDVALYFLFLAKKDNAGDIISNLKMQKLLYYAQGHFLALYDKPLFLEKIEAWKFGPVVKSIYDKFKIYHDLAIDFKELESFNSSVYTEEHLDFLPFFYKKYNSFSAWDLVMKTHSEKPYKDYYLEYNTQEIPLESIKSFFKEQIKKEAKAYL from the coding sequence ATGAAAACTTTAAAAGCTTTTGATGTCGCACTTTATTTTTTATTTTTAGCAAAAAAAGATAATGCTGGAGATATTATATCAAATCTTAAAATGCAAAAATTGCTTTATTACGCACAAGGACATTTTCTAGCACTTTATGATAAGCCTTTGTTTTTAGAAAAAATAGAAGCTTGGAAATTTGGTCCCGTTGTAAAAAGTATTTATGATAAATTTAAAATTTATCATGATTTAGCTATTGATTTTAAAGAGCTTGAAAGCTTCAATTCAAGCGTTTATACTGAGGAGCATTTAGATTTTTTACCTTTTTTTTATAAAAAATACAATTCCTTTAGTGCTTGGGATTTAGTTATGAAAACTCACAGCGAAAAGCCATATAAGGACTACTATTTAGAATACAATACACAAGAAATTCCACTTGAAAGCATAAAAAGCTTTTTTAAAGAGCAAATTAAAAAAGAGGCTAAAGCTTATTTATGA
- a CDS encoding HNH endonuclease family protein, whose translation MHIIRAINKDSDTTTPSVLDFFTKKSNTNFKKKVCYGANDGWLYKDFTMPFIVNLSKFWINYENYLNELCCRYMGVLDVFQNVGWKSFVSSLVWKNRKYFEKEEFDKDAFSEDFEINLLKLIKIITLPYLHEQGTSSVIDKIIYKVNVDILNERNIEINQGYKMPDSEESFCKTFDSTNAKKMKYILLLDSYIYDNFTHDISSKLEIEHILPKAWQDANFNGWDEDTHKDYLEQIGNKVLLNKKSNIKCINNFFAKKQEEYKKDINLKEVKELGNRDKKIWDKEDIKNRNKNIYNRIKKFVEV comes from the coding sequence ATGCACATTATTCGTGCTATTAATAAAGATTCTGATACCACTACGCCTAGTGTATTAGATTTTTTTACTAAAAAATCTAATACAAACTTCAAAAAGAAAGTTTGCTATGGAGCTAATGATGGGTGGCTGTATAAAGATTTTACTATGCCTTTTATTGTGAATTTGAGTAAATTTTGGATAAATTATGAAAATTATTTAAATGAACTTTGTTGTAGGTATATGGGAGTTTTAGATGTGTTTCAAAATGTGGGTTGGAAAAGCTTTGTAAGCTCACTTGTGTGGAAAAATAGGAAATATTTTGAAAAGGAGGAATTTGATAAAGATGCTTTTAGTGAGGATTTTGAAATAAATTTATTAAAACTTATAAAAATCATAACTCTGCCCTATTTACACGAACAAGGTACTTCAAGTGTGATAGATAAAATAATCTACAAAGTTAATGTCGATATACTAAATGAGCGAAATATAGAAATAAATCAAGGCTATAAAATGCCAGATTCTGAGGAGAGCTTTTGCAAGACTTTTGATTCCACAAATGCTAAAAAAATGAAGTATATTTTACTGCTAGATTCTTATATTTATGATAATTTTACTCACGATATAAGTAGCAAGTTAGAGATAGAACATATCCTGCCTAAAGCGTGGCAAGATGCGAATTTTAATGGGTGGGATGAAGATACACATAAGGATTATTTGGAGCAAATCGGCAATAAGGTTCTGCTAAATAAAAAATCAAATATAAAATGTATAAATAATTTTTTTGCTAAAAAACAAGAGGAGTATAAAAAAGATATTAACCTAAAAGAAGTCAAAGAGCTAGGTAATAGAGATAAAAAAATATGGGATAAAGAGGATATAAAAAATAGAAACAAAAACATTTATAATAGGATAAAAAAGTTTGTAGAAGTTTAA
- a CDS encoding putative hydro-lyase: protein MNPKELREKIAKQELKAQTSGMALGYAQANLVILSKEYAKDFEEFCKLNAKACPLLEIVEGKFTQKIAHHANIYTDIPKYFIYENGVKTREEFDVSKYYSDDLVGFLLGCSFSFEEALQKEGLELRHISFKRNVSMYKTNIQCKKAGIFHGEMVVSMRPFSPKDAQKAYEITKAFPKVHGEPIQIGDAQKLGIKDIYKPDFGDVPVINEGEIPVFWACGVTPQIALMNAKLPFAITHAPGFMFISDVLNEDLMYKFE, encoded by the coding sequence ATGAATCCTAAAGAATTAAGAGAAAAAATAGCCAAACAAGAGCTTAAAGCTCAAACCTCAGGTATGGCTTTAGGTTATGCTCAGGCAAATTTAGTGATTTTGTCAAAAGAGTATGCTAAGGATTTTGAAGAATTTTGTAAGCTCAATGCAAAAGCTTGCCCTTTGCTCGAGATAGTAGAGGGTAAATTTACGCAAAAAATTGCTCATCATGCAAATATTTATACAGATATCCCTAAGTATTTTATTTATGAAAATGGGGTAAAAACAAGGGAAGAATTTGATGTGAGCAAGTATTATAGTGATGATTTGGTGGGTTTTTTGTTAGGGTGTAGTTTTTCATTTGAAGAGGCTTTGCAAAAAGAGGGTTTAGAGTTAAGACATATCAGTTTTAAACGCAATGTAAGTATGTATAAAACAAATATTCAATGCAAAAAAGCTGGTATTTTTCATGGAGAAATGGTCGTTTCCATGCGTCCTTTTAGCCCAAAGGATGCACAAAAGGCTTATGAAATCACAAAAGCCTTTCCAAAGGTACACGGCGAACCCATACAAATAGGAGATGCTCAAAAGCTAGGGATTAAGGACATTTATAAACCTGATTTTGGCGATGTGCCTGTGATCAATGAGGGAGAAATTCCTGTATTTTGGGCTTGTGGGGTTACGCCCCAGATTGCTTTAATGAATGCAAAGCTTCCTTTTGCTATCACGCATGCACCGGGTTTCATGTTTATCAGTGATGTGCTTAATGAGGATTTAATGTATAAATTTGAGTAG